The Streptomyces sp. NBC_01298 genome contains the following window.
TCCGCCGGAACAGCACCACGGTGGCGCCGAGCAGACCGAAGACGGCGCCGGAGGCACCGAGGGTCGGGACGTACATCGGGGTCAGCAGGTAGACCACAGCGCTGCCGCCCAGCGCTGACAACAGGTACACGGTGAGATATCGGGCCCGACCCAGCGCCTGCTCCAGCGGCCCGCCGATGAACCACAGGGCGAGCATGTTGCCCAGGATGTGCAGCGGGCCGACGTGCAGGAACGTCGAGGTCAGCAGCCGGTAGTACTCGCCGGCGGCGACGCCTTCGAGTGGGCTGCCCGCCAGTCCGAAGAGAAAAAGTCGGCGCTCCAGCCCGGGGAAGACGAGGGTCGCCAGGAACACCGCCACGTTGATCCCGATCAGGATCTTGGTGACCAGGTACGGATCGGCGGCGACCACCCCGCCCGCGATCGTCCGCGGAGCGTTGGCGGCGGGCCCGTGGCCCGTTCCCGAGCCTCCCCGGACGCACTCGGGGCACTGGAAGCCGACCGAGGCACTGATCATGCAATCGGGGCAGATCGGCCGCTCACAGCGCGTACAGCTGATCCCGGTCTCGCGGTCCGGGTGCCGGTAGCAGCCCGGAAGACGGTCGGTGTCCATCGGTCCCCTCGGTCGGGCGGAGAACGCAGCGGCGAGGCGGCGGATCCACCCGCGCCCGTCCGGTACGTATCGAGGACGGACGGGCGGGGCCGAAAGGTTCCCCTGCGGTCAGCGCTTCTCGATGACCACGGACTGGATGATCACGTCGTCGAGGGGACGCTCGGTGCGCGGGTTGGTGGGACCCGCGGCGATGGCGTCGACGATCTTCTGGCTGGCCTTGTCGCCGATCTCGCCGAAAATGGTGTGCTTGCGCGTCAGCCAGGCCGTGGGGGCGACGGTGATGAAGAACTGCGAGCCGTTGGTGCCCGGGCCGGCGTTGGCCATCGCGAGCAGGTAGGGCTTGGTGAAGGCCAGGTCGGGGTGGAACTCGTCGGCGAACTGGTAGCCGGGGCCGCCGGTGCCGTTGCCCAGCGGGTCGCCGCCCTGGATCATGAACCCGCTGATGACGCGGTGGAAGACGGTGCCGTCGTAGAGCGGGTCCGTGGTCTTCTGCCCGTCCGTGGGACGCGTCCACTCGCGCTCACCGGTGGCGAGTTCGACGAAGTTCCGCACGGTCTTCGGGGCGAAGTTCGGCAGAAGCTCGATCTCGATGTCGCCGTGGTTGGTCTTCAGGGTGGCGTAGAGCTTCTCGGCCACGGATCTGCCTTTCTCTCGTCGTCACTGTCGGTTTCAGATCCTCCCACGGAGAGCTGCACCGGACGGAAATCGTCCACTCGTATGCCCTGTCGCGCATGCCGGTCAGCGGTATGGGAGGCATGATCCGACAAAGGGTGGAAAGGTGAACTGTGTCCGCCACCGAGGAGGAGGATCCTGTGACCCGCAAGGAAAGCGTGCGCCTGGCAGCATCAAGTG
Protein-coding sequences here:
- a CDS encoding rhomboid family intramembrane serine protease: MDTDRLPGCYRHPDRETGISCTRCERPICPDCMISASVGFQCPECVRGGSGTGHGPAANAPRTIAGGVVAADPYLVTKILIGINVAVFLATLVFPGLERRLFLFGLAGSPLEGVAAGEYYRLLTSTFLHVGPLHILGNMLALWFIGGPLEQALGRARYLTVYLLSALGGSAVVYLLTPMYVPTLGASGAVFGLLGATVVLFRRMRYEMRPLITMAVFMLVLTFMPGLNVSWQAHIGGLFTGALVALGFLWPAKDMGARNRKFVQWGTCVAVFLLATALIVLRTAELSALT
- a CDS encoding peptidylprolyl isomerase — its product is MAEKLYATLKTNHGDIEIELLPNFAPKTVRNFVELATGEREWTRPTDGQKTTDPLYDGTVFHRVISGFMIQGGDPLGNGTGGPGYQFADEFHPDLAFTKPYLLAMANAGPGTNGSQFFITVAPTAWLTRKHTIFGEIGDKASQKIVDAIAAGPTNPRTERPLDDVIIQSVVIEKR